In Drosophila subpulchrella strain 33 F10 #4 breed RU33 chromosome 4, RU_Dsub_v1.1 Primary Assembly, whole genome shotgun sequence, the genomic stretch TCCGAGATGGGCATCATGTTCGAGGCTGATGCAACAATTTACCAACTCCGTGCCGCGTTAAGCCGTGCAAAGAATCTGGAGGCTAACATCGAGGACGCCGAGGACACAGAGATCCAGGGTCAAGATGAGGAGCAGGATTCCCCGAGCACACCGAAGCTTGCAAACCGCATGCTAACGCTGATCGAAGACTGTGAGAAATTGCAAATGGCCGACGCTGTGGCGCCGTTATTGGAACCTTCTGGAAGTTCGCAGCAAACCGTTATGAACATGTCGAGGCAAGAACCGATTGAGCAGAACATTCGCTCAATGGCTCGCGAAACGTCGGAAATCAATCAGATGATGGAACTGTACACCGCTAGAAAGAAGCTAGCCGAACTCAAAATGATAGTCGCCGAATTGGAAGGCATGACTACACCGAATGCTTCCATACATCAAGTCGATCTGAAGGATGTGGAGGCCATGATCCCGGAGTTTTCAGGAGACGACAACCTGCCGGTCCAGGTTTGGATCCGTGAATTGGAAAAAGCTGCCGAGGTTCATAAACTAAGCGTTACACAATGCCTATCTATTGGCACCCGTCTTCTTCGAGGATCAGCTAGGCAATACATGCTGTACGAAAAGGTGTCTTCCTGGCCAGAAATGGACGCCACGCTCACCCAAGTTTTTGGAAACAGAATGTCAAACCAGGAAATTGCGAAACAACTGC encodes the following:
- the LOC119552011 gene encoding uncharacterized protein LOC119552011, with amino-acid sequence MLSYSEVVKMSKDELLELLSEMGIMFEADATIYQLRAALSRAKNLEANIEDAEDTEIQGQDEEQDSPSTPKLANRMLTLIEDCEKLQMADAVAPLLEPSGSSQQTVMNMSRQEPIEQNIRSMARETSEINQMMELYTARKKLAELKMIVAELEGMTTPNASIHQVDLKDVEAMIPEFSGDDNLPVQVWIRELEKAAEVHKLSVTQCLSIGTRLLRGSARQYMLYEKVSSWPEMDATLTQVFGNRMSNQEIAKQLQKRTIGKSDI